The genomic DNA AGACCACATCATTAGTCCTTTCCTTACATCGTTACCAAAATTAGGGTTAGGTCGCTTCTTCCCCAAGTAAATATTGGTATCTGCAGCATTGTTGGCCGTGAAATGGTTCTCTATGTTTTGATGATGGAAGCTATGATGGTCGAGGACTTGGTCGGTTGTGTTCCCATAGATGTTTAGGTCTTGAAACGGAGGGAAACTAAGAGGATGAGGAGGTGGGCCTACCGCTGCTGAAAGACTCGAACTTCCTAAATTACTTTTGTATCCTCCTCCGACGGCGGCTGCTGCGTTGGCGGCTGCCATGTTCTCACCGGCTAGGGTTTGGCAAGCTCTCTCCAATATAGATTGCATGTACTTTCCCTGTGCTTCAATCCTCAGTTGTAGATGTCTCTGCacctaattaaacaaattaaaatgcaACATTTATAACGATGAATATAGAAATTGACTTAGTAAGAGTTGAGGTATCACAGAATATagatatgttaattaattacctCTAGCTGTTCGTGCAACCTTCTTTGCACTTCCATTTGCATCCTGATCAAATATCAACCTGGTGTGAGTTGTTGCTCNNNNNNNNNNNNNNNNNNNNNNNNNNNNNNNNNNNNNNNNNNNNNNNNNNNNNNNNNNNNNNNNNNNNNNNNNNNNNNNNNNNNNNNNNNNNNNNNNNNNNNNNNNNNNNNNNNNNNNNNNNNNNNNNNNNNNNNNNNNNNNNNNNNNNNNNNNNNNNNNNNNNNNNNNNNNNNNNNNNNNNNNNNNNNNNNNNNNNNNNNNNNNNNNNNNNNNNNNNNNNNNNNNNNNNNNNNNNNNNNNNNNNNNNNNNNNNNNNNNNNNNNNNNNNNNNNNNNNNNNNNNNNNNNNNNNNNNNNNNNNNNNNNNNNNNNNNNNNNNNNNNNNNNNNNNNNNNNNNNNNNNNNNNNNNNNNNNNNNNNNNNNNNNNTTGTGTTCCCATAGATGTTTAGGTCTTGAAACGGAGGGAAACTAAGAGGATGAGGAGGTGGGCCTACCGCTGCTGAAAGACTCGAACTTCCTAAATTACTTTTGTATCCTCCTCCGACGGCGGCTGCTGCGTTGGCGGCTGCCATGTTCTCACCGGCTAGGGTTTGGCAAGCTCTCTCCAATATAGATTGCATGTACTTTCCCTGTGCTTCAATCCTCAGTTGCAGATGTCTCTGCacctaaacaaataaatatgcaACATTTATAACGATAAAtagaaattgattttgtaaGAGTTGAGGTATCATAGAATATAGatatcttaattaattacctCTAGCTGTTCGTGCAACCTTCTTTGCACTTCCATTTGCATCCTGATCAAATATCAACCTGGTGTGAGTTGTTGCTCATGTgtctatatatagaaaatgacAGTTGAGAAAATAAACGAAATTTGATGAACACATACTCATTCATGTTGCGACTCATCATGCCGGAAGAAGAAGCTACGTTGCGCTGAATATCCATGGCAGAAGCTACACCGTAAGATAGATTACAAAATTTAGACGAAGACGGATGAAAggacatataatatatatatatatatattattgataacttagaagaagaaaaccctaatttgataGAGAAAGGAAGATGGAGTGGTCACCTCTTGAACCTTCCTTTGTGGAGTGATCTCCGTACTCCTTGTGCGGCTGCTTTCCAAGCCTAAATTTCTGCACCCATAGATCCAAATACGAAGTTGTTAtacttatattataatattaagtgaaaaagaatagaaaagataaagagaagagaaaatttaaagcaagggaagaagaaaaaaaccctaattaatattTGTGTACATACCTGAAGATGGCTCTTTAGGTGGTAAAGAGTAAGACCCTTCACACCCATAACTCTCATAATCGTCTTTGGAGTTGCTtctgcaaacaaaaattaaatgatcaaaaactttgaaaaacacacttctatatatataatttggttaaaTGGATGGATGAAATATATGTGTGCTTACTGTCAGGGCCGCCGAGCTGAGCGACGGCGTCGACGAAACGCTCGTGGAGTTCGACGGTCCAACGCAAACGCGGTTTAGGATCGGTGGTGAGGACGAGGCCTGAATCGCCTTGAACGCACATAGCTCTGTTCTCATATGAACCATTCATACTTGAAGGTTTCTTAGCATGgaacattctctctctctctctctcttcctctctctcactctctttctctctctctctctctggaagAGGGGATTCAAGAAACGAATGTGATGCAAAAATGTGAGAGAATACGATGCGTTTTTGAAGAGATCAGATGACGgctttttctctctccctctctctctctctctcccgtctttttttttctttctgaataattataaattaataactggtttagttaaaatatgttttatcgTTAGTATGGAAGAGAGAATTAAAGTTTCAGACTAGTAGTACGCAGACGTTCCTTTGTGAAAAGATACTGTCGCTAtctttttcaattgttttttttttatcctctcAGCTTGAATacctttgaattatttttattataaaatctgtGTAAAAGCACTATGTATACGTCTACATGAAGTAATTCATGTCTGTCGTCCCAGATTATTAAATTACTattcatatttaaattaatatcttaaaaCAATGAATCAAATACATCATTTTTTCTGAAATAAATTAACTTTAACAGTGAAGATCTTAGGAATTTGTTTGTCACATATAAAGAACGGGTATGGATCGGAAGCTATGTAAAATATGTATTATTTCTTAGAAATTAGGagagttttttctttgttttcatgtaaacattaatattataatgttttgaCGTGTATCATAATCAAAATTCACCtgaataaaagataaatatctaCACTATCgtatttttttgaatctttgGTTGTCTTTTCTATCTACTAACTagctaagtattttttttttttttaatttctgaagtATTTTTAAAACCATAAGTATATAATTACGTATGTTCTAGCTAGCTTTACTTTCATTTCTCTTCTACATAATTTCTTAACAGGAAAATATAAACTCTCGACGGTGGATATATTAAATGTCCACATATTCGAATTAAGACCCCCACGAGGATAGTCGTACGTATACTAGACTTATATAGTATGTCTACATCGTTAGATATCGTAATTGGACACAAACATGCAATATAATAGAAATAtctaacgaaaaaaaaaattgcactaGGGGGTTTATCATTTATGGTAGGGTAAACCTTTTTGGTTAATTATGAGCTGAATATACAAATTCCAAGCAATGATGAGTTTCGTTTTAAATTAGTCGACCGTATATTTTGGAACAAGTTTATTATAGCTCCTGGTGCCTGCAATCCCAAAACCGTTAGGTGGGAatgggatatatatatttctataaataaaaacgtTCTCATcgattaattaaaaattgtggTTTACATCTGCAAACGAGATCACTAAAACGTTTTCATCGAGTACGGACACTACTAATATACGCAAGCAACTTTTTTTGATATTATCCCTGAATTCAATTGCATCAATTATTCATATAACTCGCTAATCGcacaaatttcttttttttttggtttttattttgtgaaatatatacAAGTATGTAAAAGGGTCAACCTAATATATATGAGTGGGAGGTCCCATGGCATATTTACATAGAATAAGAATAAGTCAATGAATTATGGCTGAGGTTGatatgcacacacacacacacacaaaagaagagaatattGTCTtagaattaattttaaaatgaatcagaaaattaaatatattataggtTTACGTATGAAGGGAAAACATGCAATGTAGCTCGATATTTGTCAATGAATACggaaataaaacgaaaaataacAGAAGAATATTACGCATACACGGACTATTGGGTATGTGGAGAATTATGCATCAATGTGTAAAGATAGTGTTAATGTTGGGGACCTCTTCTTCTACTTATTAAAGctcttttattctttatttttagtttttaccatatgtttttccttcttttctccattaatttttatttgtttattggttAAAGCTTGCTGGGGCTATAACCCTTTTTGGCTTTTGTAGGACTGACGATTTGTGCAGCTATACATGGTAATACATTTTCCAGATATTAATTACTTGGAGTAAATTAAAAACAGTATGTGTTTCTTTGCCACAAATGTTAAATCTTGGATGTTGTATATAGACGAattatttgtataataaaaGTAATTTATTATCGCACACAATTCTGAGTTCTGACTatgataaaataagaaaatggtgTTAGcttttgtatttaaaataataaatcaaagtTCAAATTGCATGAGAATTGGAATCAATTCTTCTCCTCTTTGATGAATAAAGATAGATTCTTATTGCGccaacaatattaaaaaatgaaaatagaacTCCCGCGATAGATGCTAACCGTATAAATCTTGGCCAGCCACATTTACATAGTTTACTAGACTTTTTCCCTTACTCCTTTTTGAAGATACACACATGTTATTCCTAATTATtatcaccatatatatatattttgttcgcAATCATTATCACTactatttacaaaaatttattcatAGTGATATGAGGTGATAAATTATAGCATTAGCAAATCATCCGCCTTAAGGTCATTTAAGTTCTTATCTTACTTGATTAATATGTTTTTAGTGATGATTAAAATCGAAATGTTATTGTGtgtttaaatgaaaagaaagcaaaatgtttgtttttatttaaaccaAGTAAAAGCGAATGTTTAACTTTTAGCTAATTGTTGTTGAAGCAAACTAAGAGcttatgaaaaagaaagaaagaaagaaaatgaatttaGTGACAATAAAGTAAGTCggcttataaaaaaatagaggcCACAGTTGCTTGAACTTCaagcatcttttttttatggtgCTTTCGAATTTCTTCTTCGAAATGAATATATTCCTTCCAACCTTCTTATCTTTTccccataattttttttaaacgataaagaaaaataaaatcccaAGTTTGGCAAAGAGCCATGTAAATCTATCGCTATTTTGAAACATAAACGAGcgaattattttttgaattcattaatattttaataactggcattaagttttatatatcgACTGACTGTTGTAAGTTATAGTCCTCCTAAACATTGTCTGCTGGCACATGAAACATTTAAGTGTATAATTTGACAAGatactaattaaaaagaaaaataacccAAATACACATCGACTTATAAGAATTGCCTAATTGGTAATAACTGAAGCAAAGAACAACACcgcctttttattttttttggcttttataTATCGCAAGCAAAAGTTGTCCGAATAAAATATTACACAGATATTTCAcgtaaaacaaagataaataaaatggaaaccccaaaatattatctaaaaacCATGCTGAAACTGTGAAACATTTGAACCTTTATTTCATAACAAGTATCCTTCAAATCCTTATTATGTTCCACAGCAAGAAAGAAAAACCCAAGGGCTGAGCTTTTATTAGTACAAGGATATGAGTGGAGCCGTGGAGGAGACGAACTTACAATTTCCAAGCTTTCTCTAACACACCAAATCAGTGTCTATTCATATCTCCCAAGCATACGTATTTGATCTGTGTCAAAGCCAAGAGCCAAGACTCAATATACGAAAAGTAATTTGTACAACTTTATGCTAATaaacgattaaaaaaaacagactcTCATCGATAGTCTCTGTGCTAGTTTGGGAGCAATCGgaaaatgtaaaactaaccaCCTATAAGGCTAGCCTTGCATACTTTATTACGTCTTCATGTGAGatttctaatattatataagaCCAATTCGATCCACTGAAGCGTAGTTCAATAAGAGATAAATGGGTGTTCTGAGTTACCTCAAGATATTCGTCCATACCATACTTGGATCCTTCCCTTCCAAGACCAGACTGCTTCACTCCCCCGAATGGAGCCACCTGCAAATCAAAAGATGTAAGCAAATGTCTATCTATTATTAGGAAACCGTGGTTCTTTCATTTCTGGTCTTACCTCTGTTGATATGAGTCCTTCGTTTACCCCTACAAGTCCGTATTCAAGTGCTTCAAATACACGCCAAGATCTTTGGACACTGTTTGTGAATATATACGCAGCAAGTCCTGCACACACAACACATTCCCACTTATTATGTCAGTCCAAGACTGGACATATACAAGGAGAAGGTTACTAATGTTACATGAAGACAAACCTGCAATTGTGTCGTTAGCGAGTCTGATAGCGTCCTCCTCTGTTTTGAACCGAATAAGGGGAGCTACGGGTCCAAAAATTTCCTCCCTATAAGAAGCAACATATGTAGTTCTTTTGATCACAAAAATGCGATGAACAGTAGATGTTTCTAGTTTATTctttagagaaacaaaaagctATAACACTACAATTATGTGAAGCTTTACGTACTTACTTAG from Camelina sativa cultivar DH55 chromosome 7, Cs, whole genome shotgun sequence includes the following:
- the LOC104703295 gene encoding myb family transcription factor APL isoform X1, whose protein sequence is MFHAKKPSSMNGSYENRAMCVQGDSGLVLTTDPKPRLRWTVELHERFVDAVAQLGGPDKATPKTIMRVMGVKGLTLYHLKSHLQKFRLGKQPHKEYGDHSTKEGSRASAMDIQRNVASSSGMMSRNMNEMQMEVQRRLHEQLEVQRHLQLRIEAQGKYMQSILERACQTLAGENMAAANAAAAVGGGYKSNLGSSSLSAAVGPPPHPLSFPPFQDLNIYGNTTDQVLDHHSFHHQNIENHFTANNAADTNIYLGKKRPNPNFGNDVRKGLMMWSDQDHDLAANQPIDDEHRIQIQMATHVSTDLDSLSEIYERKSGLSGDEGNNGGKLLERPSPRRSPLSPMMNPNGGLIQGRNSPFG
- the LOC104703295 gene encoding myb family transcription factor APL isoform X2 encodes the protein MFHAKKPSSMNGSYENRAMCVQGDSGLVLTTDPKPRLRWTVELHERFVDAVAQLGGPDKATPKTIMRVMGVKGLTLYHLKSHLQKFRLGKQPHKEYGDHSTKEGSRASAMDIQRNVASSSGMMSRNMNEMQMEVQRRLHEQLEVQRHLQLRIEAQGKYMQSILERACQTLAGENMAAANAAAAVGGGYKSNLGSSSLSAAVGPPPHPLSFPPFQDLNIYGNTTDQVLDHHSFHHQNIENHFTANNAADTNIYLGKKRPNPNFGNDVRKGLMMWSDQDHDLAANQPIDDEHRIQIQMATHVSTDLDSLSEIYERKSGLSGDEGNNGGKLLERPSPRRSPLSPMMNPNGGLIQGRNSPFG